The following coding sequences lie in one uncultured Mailhella sp. genomic window:
- a CDS encoding flavin reductase family protein, with product MLISLGPQAFISPAPVMLVGTYDAEGRPNIMTATWGGVSCSQPPCLSVSLRRSTWTCRAVQQKKAFTVSIPAREMAGQADFAGLVSGSQENKFQTLGLTPVPGDHVDAPFVAECPVVLELLLRHTLELGSHIQFVGEIMDVKVNRDCLTPEGLPDPARINALSFAPLTKEYYGTGEFVARAFAVGKTVKRSS from the coding sequence ATGTTGATTTCTCTCGGGCCGCAGGCCTTCATTTCTCCGGCTCCCGTCATGCTGGTGGGAACCTACGATGCTGAGGGGCGACCCAATATCATGACGGCGACATGGGGAGGCGTAAGCTGTTCGCAGCCTCCGTGTCTTTCGGTTTCTCTTCGCCGCTCCACGTGGACCTGCCGCGCGGTGCAGCAGAAAAAGGCGTTTACGGTGAGCATTCCCGCGAGGGAAATGGCGGGACAGGCAGATTTCGCCGGACTGGTGTCCGGCAGTCAGGAAAACAAGTTTCAGACGCTCGGGCTCACGCCGGTGCCGGGCGATCATGTGGACGCTCCTTTCGTGGCGGAATGTCCCGTGGTGCTGGAGCTGCTTCTCCGTCACACTTTGGAACTCGGTTCCCACATCCAGTTTGTGGGTGAGATCATGGACGTGAAGGTGAACAGGGATTGTCTGACGCCCGAGGGTCTGCCCGATCCGGCCCGCATCAACGCGCTTTCCTTTGCTCCGCTGACCAAGGAGTATTACGGCACGGGCGAGTTTGTGGCCCGCGCGTTTGCCGTGGGAAAGACGGTGAAACGCTCTTCCTGA
- a CDS encoding lactate permease LctP family transporter — MAWTQVYDPVVSEVVSACIAAIPLVILLYMLAIKRAKGHIAALAGLASAFVIAILIWRMPIVTAISSVGLGIANGLFPIIWIVITAVWVYNMTVESGEFEIIKDSLARVTPDRRLQTIFIAFAFGSFLEGTAGFGTPVAITAAMLAGLGFNPIYGAGLCLIANTAPVAFGAIGAPVLTAASVSGMDPNLISQVAARQLPLLAIIIPFWLSIVMCGVRRSMEILPAILVAGVCFAGAQFVFANFHGPTLPDIMSAIATIVGLLVLLRYWKPSSIFRFAEDPAISTDGPGYSGKVVLRAWGPYLILAVMVFLWGLPQFKSILNSISAPSFAWPLLDGMVNRAAPIVATESPYAAVFTFGWVSAGGTAILLSGFIAVPLMPGYSYAKAVKCFFTTLHQLRFPILTIASVLGLAFLMNYAGMSSTLGLAFTKTGSFFPFFAPLIGWLGVFLTGSDTSSNALFCSMQHTTATAVGIPPELAVASNAVGGVTGKMISPQSISVATSATNMVGQEGNLFRFALGHSIALTLILCVLAYFQAGFLSWMLP; from the coding sequence ATGGCGTGGACCCAAGTCTATGATCCAGTCGTCAGTGAAGTAGTTTCGGCATGTATTGCGGCCATTCCGCTTGTCATTCTGCTTTATATGCTGGCCATTAAACGTGCCAAGGGACACATTGCTGCGCTGGCCGGACTCGCTTCCGCCTTTGTCATCGCCATCCTCATATGGCGTATGCCCATAGTGACGGCCATAAGCTCCGTCGGTCTCGGTATTGCCAATGGTCTGTTCCCCATCATCTGGATCGTGATCACCGCGGTCTGGGTGTACAACATGACCGTGGAATCCGGTGAATTTGAAATCATCAAGGATTCTCTGGCCCGTGTGACGCCCGACCGTCGCCTGCAGACCATCTTCATCGCCTTTGCCTTCGGCTCCTTCCTGGAAGGCACCGCCGGCTTCGGCACTCCCGTGGCCATTACTGCGGCCATGCTCGCCGGCCTGGGCTTCAATCCCATCTACGGCGCCGGCCTCTGCCTCATCGCCAACACGGCTCCCGTGGCCTTCGGCGCCATCGGCGCGCCCGTGCTCACCGCCGCCAGCGTGTCCGGCATGGATCCCAACCTCATCAGCCAGGTGGCGGCTCGTCAGCTTCCTCTGCTTGCCATCATCATTCCGTTCTGGCTGAGCATCGTCATGTGCGGTGTCCGTCGCTCCATGGAAATTCTGCCCGCCATACTCGTGGCCGGCGTCTGCTTTGCCGGTGCGCAGTTCGTGTTCGCCAACTTCCACGGTCCGACCCTGCCCGACATCATGTCCGCCATCGCCACCATCGTGGGCCTGCTCGTGCTGCTTCGCTACTGGAAGCCCAGCTCCATTTTCCGCTTTGCCGAGGATCCCGCCATCAGCACCGACGGTCCCGGCTATTCCGGCAAGGTCGTGCTCCGTGCCTGGGGCCCCTATCTCATTCTGGCCGTCATGGTCTTCCTGTGGGGCCTGCCCCAGTTCAAGAGCATCCTGAACAGCATCTCCGCTCCCAGTTTCGCCTGGCCGCTGCTTGACGGCATGGTCAATCGCGCCGCTCCCATCGTGGCCACCGAATCTCCCTACGCTGCCGTGTTCACCTTCGGCTGGGTGTCCGCCGGCGGTACCGCCATTCTGCTTTCCGGCTTCATCGCCGTGCCTCTCATGCCCGGCTATTCCTACGCCAAGGCAGTGAAGTGCTTCTTCACCACCCTGCATCAGCTGCGCTTCCCCATTCTCACCATCGCCAGCGTGCTCGGTCTGGCCTTCCTCATGAACTACGCCGGCATGAGCTCCACCCTCGGCCTCGCCTTCACCAAGACCGGCAGCTTCTTCCCCTTCTTTGCTCCCCTCATCGGCTGGCTGGGCGTGTTCCTCACCGGTTCCGACACTTCGTCCAACGCGCTGTTCTGCAGCATGCAGCACACCACCGCCACCGCCGTCGGCATTCCGCCTGAACTGGCCGTGGCCTCCAACGCCGTGGGCGGCGTGACCGGCAAGATGATTTCTCCCCAGTCCATCAGCGTGGCCACCTCGGCGACCAACATGGTCGGCCAGGAAGGCAATCTTTTCCGTTTCGCTCTGGGACACAGCATCGCGCTTACGCTTATTCTCTGCGTGCTGGCCTACTTCCAGGCCGGCTTCCTGAGCTGGATGCTTCCGTAA
- the ahbB gene encoding siroheme decarboxylase subunit beta yields the protein MEFTEKEQAILRIAQKSIPDSLTPYADMAAAVGATEEEVIALLSRLKESGAIRRFGASIKHQRTGWTHNAMVAWMVSPDEVDEVGRKAAEHPRISHCYYRPSPYPAWPYTFYTMIHGKSEQDCLDVVEELRRTTSLEKYEILESLKELKKISMTYFAEPSE from the coding sequence ATGGAATTTACGGAAAAGGAACAGGCCATTCTTCGCATCGCTCAGAAGAGCATACCCGATTCGCTCACTCCCTATGCGGATATGGCGGCCGCCGTCGGCGCCACGGAAGAGGAAGTGATTGCGCTCTTGTCCCGTCTCAAGGAGTCGGGAGCCATCCGTCGTTTCGGCGCGAGCATCAAGCATCAGCGCACGGGCTGGACTCATAACGCCATGGTTGCGTGGATGGTCTCCCCGGACGAGGTGGACGAGGTGGGCAGAAAGGCGGCGGAACATCCGCGCATATCGCACTGCTACTATCGTCCGAGCCCGTATCCGGCGTGGCCGTACACGTTTTACACCATGATTCACGGCAAGAGCGAACAGGACTGTCTCGATGTGGTCGAAGAGCTGCGTCGCACCACCTCTCTGGAAAAATACGAAATTCTGGAGAGCCTCAAAGAGCTGAAAAAGATTTCCATGACGTACTTTGCGGAGCCGTCAGAGTAA
- the hemL gene encoding glutamate-1-semialdehyde 2,1-aminomutase, with the protein MHTKRSHDLFVHAQELIPGGVNSPVRACRNVHADPLFIADAKGSHLTTADGDDVIDFLGSWGPMLVGHAHPAVTEAICKAAARGTSYGAPCEDEVRLAEEVCSALPSVEMVRMVNSGTEATMSALRLARGVTGRDKMIKFIGGYHGHGDAFLASAGSGVATFSIPGTPGVPAATVADTLLAPYNDLGAVKELFEAWPDQIAALFVEPVAGNMGLILPQPGFLRGLRELCSKYGALLVFDEVITGFRLSYGGAQGRFDIMPDLTTFGKIIGGGLPVGAYGGRADLMRHIAPEGEVYQAGTLSGNPLAMAAGLATLNILKHADYDALEARVHAFVEELQEILREKGVPVQIPHIASLFTVYFTEAPLMDFASVQTTDQKLFETFYKQMREQGIFMAPSAFEANMLSFAHSDEDFARALDAARNVKF; encoded by the coding sequence ATGCATACCAAACGTTCCCATGATCTTTTCGTCCACGCCCAGGAGCTTATTCCCGGCGGGGTAAACAGTCCCGTGCGGGCGTGCCGCAACGTTCATGCCGACCCGCTGTTCATTGCCGACGCCAAAGGCTCGCATCTGACCACGGCGGACGGCGACGACGTCATCGACTTTCTCGGCTCCTGGGGCCCCATGCTGGTGGGGCATGCGCATCCTGCCGTGACGGAAGCCATCTGCAAGGCCGCGGCGCGCGGCACGAGCTACGGCGCGCCCTGCGAGGATGAAGTCCGCCTTGCCGAAGAAGTGTGCTCGGCGCTGCCTTCCGTGGAGATGGTGCGCATGGTGAATTCCGGCACCGAAGCCACCATGAGCGCGCTGCGTCTGGCCCGCGGCGTGACCGGCCGCGACAAGATGATCAAGTTCATCGGCGGCTATCACGGTCACGGCGACGCCTTTCTGGCCAGCGCGGGATCCGGCGTAGCCACGTTTTCGATTCCCGGCACGCCGGGCGTTCCGGCGGCCACCGTGGCCGACACGCTGCTTGCGCCCTACAATGATCTGGGCGCGGTGAAGGAGCTCTTCGAGGCCTGGCCCGATCAGATTGCGGCGCTGTTTGTGGAACCCGTGGCGGGCAACATGGGGCTGATCCTGCCTCAGCCGGGATTTCTGCGCGGACTGCGCGAACTGTGCTCGAAATACGGCGCGCTGCTGGTGTTCGACGAGGTGATTACCGGATTCCGTCTTTCCTACGGCGGCGCGCAGGGGCGTTTCGACATCATGCCCGATCTGACCACGTTCGGCAAAATCATCGGCGGCGGTCTGCCCGTGGGAGCCTACGGCGGACGGGCCGACCTCATGCGTCACATTGCGCCGGAGGGCGAAGTGTATCAGGCGGGCACGCTGTCGGGCAATCCGCTGGCCATGGCCGCCGGACTGGCCACGCTGAACATTCTCAAGCACGCCGATTACGACGCTCTGGAAGCCCGTGTGCATGCGTTCGTGGAGGAACTTCAGGAGATACTCAGAGAGAAGGGCGTGCCGGTGCAGATTCCGCACATTGCCTCGCTGTTCACCGTGTATTTCACGGAAGCGCCTCTCATGGACTTTGCAAGCGTGCAGACCACGGATCAGAAACTTTTCGAGACCTTCTATAAGCAGATGCGCGAGCAGGGCATTTTCATGGCGCCTTCGGCCTTTGAAGCCAACATGCTTTCCTTTGCGCACAGCGACGAGGATTTCGCCAGGGCGCTGGACGCGGCCCGCAACGTGAAGTTCTAG
- a CDS encoding D-alanyl-D-alanine carboxypeptidase family protein, whose protein sequence is MPSQHPFYGFRRILALAVAFCLLCASSALARPINAKSAILMDVTTGRILYEQRADMKIPPASLTKVISMYVAMNAISSRKVDYHDRVKISAAAARTGGSRFGLRAGERVTLDKLFYGMAVASGNDASVAVAEHVAGSTSAFVSRMNSLARRLGMKNTRFVNVHGLPAKGQITTARDMLKLARAYQSHYPRARKYHLARSITHRGRTEPNHNPLVGHYAGLDGLKTGWVTAAGYNIIVTARQRGHKLIAVILGAPNTGVRAAEARRLLNAGFAAVAKKKSTAIAELGVSAKQARQLKNSTSYSPPRKVQKKRPSRKSAAAAQRQSARKKTSR, encoded by the coding sequence ATGCCCAGCCAACACCCGTTTTACGGCTTCCGCCGCATCCTTGCCCTCGCTGTCGCCTTCTGTCTGCTCTGCGCATCCAGCGCGCTGGCCCGGCCCATCAACGCCAAAAGCGCCATTCTCATGGACGTGACCACCGGCCGCATTCTCTACGAACAGCGCGCCGACATGAAGATTCCCCCGGCCTCGCTCACCAAGGTCATTTCCATGTACGTGGCCATGAACGCCATCAGCAGCCGCAAGGTCGATTATCACGACAGGGTTAAAATCAGCGCCGCGGCCGCCCGCACCGGCGGTTCCCGCTTCGGCCTGCGGGCCGGAGAACGGGTGACGCTCGACAAGCTGTTCTACGGCATGGCCGTGGCTTCGGGCAACGACGCCAGCGTGGCCGTGGCCGAACACGTGGCGGGCTCCACCTCCGCCTTCGTTTCCCGGATGAACTCGCTGGCCAGACGCCTGGGCATGAAAAACACCCGCTTCGTCAACGTCCACGGCCTGCCCGCCAAAGGACAGATCACCACGGCGCGGGACATGCTCAAGCTCGCCAGAGCCTATCAGTCCCACTACCCCAGAGCCCGCAAGTATCATCTGGCCCGCTCCATCACGCACCGCGGCCGCACGGAACCCAACCACAACCCCCTCGTCGGTCACTACGCCGGTCTCGACGGCCTGAAAACCGGCTGGGTCACCGCCGCAGGCTACAACATCATCGTCACGGCGCGCCAGCGCGGCCACAAGCTCATTGCCGTCATTCTCGGCGCGCCCAACACGGGCGTGCGCGCCGCAGAAGCCCGCCGCCTGCTCAACGCCGGATTCGCCGCCGTGGCCAAAAAGAAAAGCACCGCCATCGCCGAGCTCGGCGTCTCGGCCAAGCAGGCCCGGCAGCTCAAAAACTCCACCAGCTATTCCCCGCCGCGCAAGGTGCAGAAAAAACGCCCCTCCAGAAAATCCGCCGCGGCCGCTCAGCGCCAGTCCGCGCGAAAGAAGACCTCCCGATGA
- a CDS encoding FmdE family protein gives MIPFTSFDDFMDTARSFHGAATPGMMLAAFMTELALHSMGRTKHFHALCETDRDLPDAVQLLTPCTAGNGRLHVLDLGRFALTLFRTPGGKGVRVYLDLAKTAGWPHIRRWALQEPMADERSLVRLEREIRKAGIAVLSTASVQVRDAFLRETPPAPMIACISCGEPHPAHMGALCPACAGHSPYEPKLPAVIAPGSEFI, from the coding sequence ATGATTCCCTTCACTTCCTTCGACGACTTCATGGACACCGCCCGCAGCTTCCACGGCGCGGCCACTCCCGGCATGATGCTTGCCGCCTTCATGACCGAACTTGCCCTGCATTCCATGGGCAGAACAAAGCACTTTCACGCCCTTTGCGAAACCGACCGCGACCTTCCCGACGCCGTTCAGCTGCTCACGCCCTGCACCGCGGGCAACGGACGCCTGCACGTGCTCGATCTCGGACGTTTTGCCCTCACGCTCTTCCGCACTCCCGGCGGCAAAGGCGTGCGCGTGTACCTCGACCTCGCCAAGACGGCGGGCTGGCCCCACATCCGCCGCTGGGCCCTCCAGGAACCGATGGCCGATGAACGCTCCCTCGTGCGTCTGGAGCGCGAAATACGCAAGGCCGGCATTGCCGTTCTCTCCACCGCTTCGGTGCAGGTGCGCGACGCCTTCCTCCGCGAAACGCCCCCGGCCCCCATGATTGCCTGCATAAGCTGCGGCGAACCGCACCCCGCCCACATGGGCGCGCTCTGCCCGGCCTGCGCCGGACACTCCCCCTATGAGCCGAAACTCCCCGCCGTGATCGCGCCAGGAAGCGAGTTCATCTGA
- the dnaJ gene encoding molecular chaperone DnaJ produces the protein MSKRDYYEILGVSRDASDDEIKHAYRKLALKYHPDHNPNNPEAEQKFKEAAEAYDVLRNPERRANYDRFGTADPGMGGSSFNSAEDIFAQFGDVFGDLFGFGGSRSRGPRPQQGDDLRYNMTISFREAAKGTEKAIKIPRHVTCPECNGSGAAKGSSRETCKKCGGSGQVAIRQGFMQFVQPCPACHGRGFTIPKPCPKCKGEGIVETVRELSVRIPAGVYDGARLRLRGEGEMGVHGGPPGDLYVVLHVEDDDVFERDEQNLVYTSTITFPQAALGTRIQIPSLNEGETLDLDIPKGTQNGKIFQIRGKGLKYPGEKRTGDLLVRVVVKTPTKLTAEQEKLLREFEKLTEEQNKPGIFDKVKKAMGME, from the coding sequence ATGAGCAAGCGCGATTATTATGAAATTCTGGGCGTCTCCAGAGATGCTTCGGACGACGAGATAAAACACGCCTACCGAAAGCTGGCGCTCAAGTATCATCCCGACCACAATCCGAACAATCCCGAGGCGGAACAGAAATTCAAGGAAGCCGCGGAAGCCTACGACGTGCTGCGCAATCCCGAGCGTCGCGCCAACTATGACCGCTTCGGCACCGCCGATCCCGGCATGGGCGGCTCCTCGTTCAACAGCGCCGAGGACATCTTCGCGCAGTTCGGCGACGTGTTCGGCGATCTGTTCGGCTTCGGCGGTTCCCGTTCCCGCGGGCCCCGTCCCCAGCAGGGCGATGATCTGCGCTACAACATGACCATCTCTTTCCGCGAAGCCGCCAAGGGCACGGAAAAGGCCATCAAGATTCCCCGCCACGTCACCTGCCCCGAGTGCAACGGCTCCGGCGCGGCCAAAGGCTCTTCCCGCGAAACCTGCAAAAAGTGCGGCGGTTCCGGTCAGGTGGCCATCCGTCAGGGCTTCATGCAGTTCGTGCAGCCCTGCCCCGCCTGCCACGGCCGCGGATTCACCATTCCCAAGCCCTGCCCCAAGTGCAAGGGCGAAGGCATTGTGGAAACCGTGCGCGAACTGTCCGTGCGCATTCCCGCCGGCGTGTACGACGGCGCGCGCCTGCGCCTGCGCGGCGAAGGCGAAATGGGCGTCCACGGAGGCCCTCCCGGCGATCTTTACGTGGTGCTCCACGTGGAGGACGACGACGTCTTCGAGCGCGACGAACAGAATCTCGTGTACACCTCCACCATCACCTTCCCGCAGGCGGCGCTCGGAACCCGCATCCAGATTCCCAGCCTGAACGAAGGGGAAACGCTCGATCTCGACATCCCCAAAGGCACGCAGAACGGCAAAATTTTCCAGATCCGCGGCAAAGGTCTCAAATATCCGGGCGAAAAGCGCACGGGCGACCTTCTGGTGCGCGTGGTGGTGAAAACCCCCACCAAGCTCACCGCCGAACAGGAAAAGCTCCTCAGGGAATTTGAAAAGCTCACCGAAGAACAGAACAAGCCCGGCATTTTCGACAAGGTCAAAAAAGCCATGGGCATGGAATAA
- the rpoZ gene encoding DNA-directed RNA polymerase subunit omega: MARITVEDCQRRVDNRFLLVQMAIKRVRQFREGYEPLVDSKNKEVVTALREIAAGKVLPEDKRFYTPVEGETTPDLDD, from the coding sequence ATGGCCCGTATTACCGTTGAAGATTGCCAGCGCCGCGTAGACAACCGTTTTCTTCTCGTGCAGATGGCCATCAAGCGTGTACGTCAGTTCCGCGAAGGCTACGAACCTCTGGTTGACAGCAAAAACAAGGAAGTCGTCACGGCCCTGCGCGAAATCGCCGCGGGCAAGGTGCTGCCTGAAGACAAGCGCTTCTACACCCCCGTGGAAGGCGAAACCACGCCCGATCTTGACGACTAA
- the rnr gene encoding ribonuclease R, whose protein sequence is MKKQEDFDEQLLFDILEKAGRPLRLDDILRIGAFSRKLKRDILEALHDLARNGEIVRLEGGSWVMTDALKRRRGILATQRSGAAFVTPEDAEARSGQDIYIAPDDVGDAWNGDLVDVMLLPRKRGAFKKQEGRVIAVVRRGQTDVVARVLRKGKTEGTAFCRPADSRLTFDVLADVSALEKTPEEGELLRVTVANKLEEHGERHLWSGRAVADLGMENDAAVQERFTKLNNGIPTEFPDNVVAEAEAAAAAPWSDKASLEDLRGEMLVTIDGEDARDFDDAVCAGRTAEGWRLLVAIADVSHYVRPRTALDKEARDRGNSYYFPMSVEPMLPESLCNGVCSLRPNEERRCMAVDMRLDENGNLTDSRFCNGLMISRARLTYREVQAALDDPQGEAAASIERRAPGVTAMLREAAELAAVLMERRHRQGGLDFDIPEAEFVVEEKNGVSCVTGIRNRERLFSHRLIEAFMVRANEAVAEFLTRKNAPLLYRVHPAPGPDRLEELYHTLRATDADLPLPRAAKATVPGWLTHVLDAAAGTDQAFVVSRLALRSMMQARYSPEEDGHFGLGSACYCHFTSPIRRYADLVNHRALRYVLGLDTGGPLPAGHKLLETAEQCNSRERVATDAEREIDRRMGCLLLTGRTGETFAGVISGVMNFGFFVELDGMPVEGMVRVETLGRDYYIFDEERQELRGEHSGESFRLGQKVTVKLTGVHVGRLEIDLEYQKDEEGRRPFRRRDGNASRKDRFEDRDGREHRSGRRAFADRKGFRPRRDDEELKRQRRYASDSWDEEGPREESFRERAPRKPWNRDRRHENGDGERDFRAGRKPFGRKPSFRRDEDRFADGEQRGEGRFDGRREERPFRNEERSFRRGDEERRSFRPRRRFHEEGEEREEGRFFRSGRGEEEHGRRSGRFDKPFDRARRPFPKRRDRDDEERSFHEDRRSFRSRDDENRERRFDGRREERGFRDHNFRPGKGRAHRDHDGFHGAPDDFFAIKTEPETPTHRFGRRKK, encoded by the coding sequence ATGAAAAAACAAGAAGATTTCGACGAACAGCTCTTGTTCGACATTCTCGAAAAAGCCGGACGCCCCCTGCGTCTCGACGACATTCTCCGTATCGGAGCCTTTTCCCGCAAGCTCAAGCGGGACATTCTGGAAGCCCTGCACGATCTGGCCCGCAACGGCGAGATCGTCCGTCTGGAAGGCGGAAGCTGGGTCATGACCGACGCGCTCAAACGACGCCGCGGCATTCTTGCCACGCAGCGTTCCGGCGCGGCCTTCGTGACGCCCGAAGACGCCGAGGCCCGCTCCGGACAGGACATCTACATTGCGCCCGACGACGTGGGCGACGCCTGGAACGGCGATCTGGTGGACGTCATGCTGCTGCCCCGCAAGCGCGGAGCCTTCAAAAAGCAGGAAGGACGCGTCATCGCCGTGGTGCGCCGCGGTCAGACCGACGTGGTGGCGCGCGTGCTGCGCAAGGGAAAGACCGAAGGCACGGCGTTCTGCCGTCCTGCGGATTCGCGCCTGACCTTCGATGTGCTGGCCGACGTGTCCGCTCTGGAAAAGACGCCCGAGGAGGGCGAACTGCTCCGCGTGACCGTGGCGAACAAGCTGGAAGAGCACGGCGAACGACATCTGTGGTCGGGGCGGGCCGTGGCCGATCTCGGCATGGAAAACGACGCCGCGGTGCAGGAGCGCTTCACCAAGCTGAACAACGGCATTCCCACGGAATTTCCCGACAACGTGGTGGCCGAAGCGGAAGCGGCGGCCGCCGCGCCGTGGAGCGACAAGGCATCTCTTGAGGATCTGCGCGGGGAAATGCTGGTCACCATCGACGGCGAGGATGCCCGCGACTTCGACGACGCCGTGTGCGCCGGCCGCACGGCGGAGGGCTGGCGTCTTCTCGTGGCCATTGCGGACGTTTCCCACTACGTGCGCCCGAGAACGGCGCTGGACAAGGAAGCGCGCGACCGCGGCAATTCGTACTATTTTCCCATGTCCGTGGAACCCATGCTGCCGGAATCGCTGTGCAACGGCGTGTGCAGTCTGCGTCCCAACGAGGAACGCCGCTGCATGGCCGTGGACATGCGCCTCGACGAAAACGGCAATCTGACGGATTCCCGTTTCTGCAACGGCCTCATGATTTCCCGCGCCCGCCTGACCTACCGTGAAGTACAGGCCGCGCTGGACGATCCGCAGGGCGAAGCCGCCGCAAGCATCGAGCGCCGGGCTCCCGGCGTGACCGCCATGCTCCGGGAGGCCGCGGAACTTGCCGCCGTGCTCATGGAGCGGCGTCACCGTCAGGGAGGACTGGACTTCGACATTCCCGAAGCGGAATTCGTGGTGGAGGAAAAGAACGGCGTTTCCTGCGTGACGGGCATCCGCAACCGGGAGCGGCTGTTCAGTCACCGGCTCATCGAAGCCTTCATGGTGCGCGCCAACGAGGCCGTGGCGGAATTTCTCACCCGGAAGAACGCGCCTCTGCTCTACCGCGTACACCCCGCGCCCGGCCCGGACAGGCTGGAGGAGCTCTATCACACCCTGCGCGCCACCGACGCCGATCTGCCCCTGCCGAGGGCGGCCAAGGCCACGGTTCCCGGCTGGCTCACCCATGTGCTGGATGCGGCCGCAGGCACGGATCAGGCCTTCGTGGTGAGCCGCCTTGCCCTGCGCTCCATGATGCAGGCCCGCTACTCGCCCGAGGAAGACGGACATTTCGGCCTCGGCTCGGCGTGCTACTGTCATTTCACCTCGCCCATCCGACGCTACGCCGACCTTGTGAACCACCGCGCCTTGCGCTATGTTCTCGGCCTCGATACGGGCGGTCCCCTGCCCGCGGGACACAAGCTGCTGGAAACCGCCGAACAGTGCAACAGCCGCGAGCGCGTCGCCACCGACGCCGAGCGGGAAATCGACAGACGCATGGGCTGCCTGCTGCTGACGGGCCGCACGGGCGAAACGTTTGCAGGCGTCATCAGCGGCGTCATGAATTTCGGCTTTTTCGTGGAGCTCGACGGCATGCCGGTGGAAGGCATGGTGCGGGTGGAAACGCTGGGCCGGGACTACTACATATTTGATGAGGAAAGGCAGGAGCTGCGCGGCGAACACAGCGGCGAATCGTTCCGCCTCGGACAGAAAGTGACCGTGAAACTGACCGGCGTACACGTCGGCCGACTGGAGATAGACTTGGAATATCAGAAAGATGAAGAAGGACGCCGTCCGTTCCGTCGCCGTGACGGAAACGCGTCCCGCAAGGACCGCTTTGAAGACAGGGATGGCCGGGAACACCGTTCCGGCCGCCGCGCCTTTGCCGACAGAAAGGGCTTCCGCCCGCGCCGCGACGACGAGGAACTGAAACGTCAGCGCCGCTACGCCTCCGACTCCTGGGACGAGGAGGGCCCGCGCGAAGAATCCTTCCGCGAGCGTGCCCCCCGCAAGCCCTGGAACAGGGATCGCCGCCACGAAAACGGAGACGGCGAACGCGATTTTCGCGCCGGACGCAAGCCTTTCGGCAGAAAGCCTTCGTTCCGCAGGGACGAGGATCGCTTTGCCGACGGCGAGCAGCGCGGCGAAGGCCGCTTCGACGGACGCCGTGAAGAGCGTCCCTTCCGCAACGAGGAACGTTCGTTCCGCCGCGGCGATGAGGAACGCCGTTCCTTCCGTCCCCGCCGCCGCTTCCACGAGGAAGGCGAAGAGCGGGAAGAAGGCCGCTTCTTCCGCTCCGGACGGGGCGAGGAAGAGCACGGCCGCAGAAGCGGACGCTTCGACAAGCCTTTCGACCGCGCGCGTCGTCCTTTCCCGAAGCGCCGCGACCGCGACGACGAAGAGAGATCCTTCCATGAAGACCGTCGTTCCTTCCGTTCCCGCGACGACGAGAACCGGGAACGCCGCTTCGACGGTCGCCGCGAAGAGCGCGGATTCCGCGATCATAACTTCCGTCCCGGCAAGGGCCGCGCTCACCGCGATCATGACGGCTTCCACGGCGCGCCCGACGACTTTTTCGCCATCAAAACGGAGCCGGAAACGCCGACGCATCGTTTCGGTCGTCGCAAAAAGTAG